A single Polynucleobacter acidiphobus DNA region contains:
- a CDS encoding LysR family transcriptional regulator, with the protein MNVSFRQLRLFLALVETGSVTGAAARSYVTQPTASMQLKELSENIGEPLFEVISKKVHLTAAGEQLAKSAQAMMDEWQSFEQEMALMKGLTKGRLRVAAVSTAKYFIPQMLGDFYKQHPDIEIAFEVLNRDGVVQRLERNQDDLYIMSMPPSHLEIDDAIFMSNPIAIIAAKNHPLTKRRDLELKDLKQEKFVMRERGSGTRMTVDAYFRKKHFFPNIRLELGTNEAVRNSVAANLGIAALSMHSLGDSINREIAILKLRDFPLISHWHIVTLKGKKLSPLAESFKAHLGNYAKQK; encoded by the coding sequence ATGAATGTTAGTTTTCGTCAACTTCGATTATTTCTTGCTTTAGTGGAAACAGGTAGCGTGACCGGTGCCGCCGCACGTTCCTATGTAACCCAACCAACCGCTTCCATGCAATTAAAGGAACTGAGTGAAAACATTGGCGAACCTTTGTTTGAAGTGATCTCAAAGAAAGTTCATCTAACAGCTGCTGGAGAGCAATTGGCTAAATCAGCACAGGCCATGATGGATGAGTGGCAAAGCTTTGAACAAGAGATGGCGCTCATGAAAGGCCTAACCAAGGGTCGACTTAGGGTGGCAGCAGTGAGTACTGCCAAGTACTTTATCCCTCAAATGCTAGGCGATTTTTACAAACAGCATCCAGATATTGAGATTGCCTTTGAGGTACTCAATCGTGATGGGGTGGTGCAGCGTCTCGAGCGCAATCAGGATGATCTCTACATTATGTCAATGCCGCCATCGCATCTTGAGATTGATGATGCGATCTTTATGTCAAACCCGATTGCTATTATTGCGGCAAAGAATCACCCATTAACCAAACGACGGGACTTGGAGTTAAAAGATCTCAAGCAGGAGAAGTTTGTAATGCGAGAGCGGGGCTCTGGAACGCGTATGACAGTTGATGCGTATTTCCGAAAGAAGCATTTTTTTCCCAATATTCGGTTGGAGCTTGGAACAAATGAGGCAGTACGAAATTCAGTAGCAGCAAACTTAGGAATTGCCGCATTATCGATGCATTCTCTTGGGGATAGCATCAATCGAGAGATTGCGATCTTAAAGCTTAGGGACTTTCCATTGATCTCGCATTGGCATATTGTGACGCTAAAGGGTAAAAAGTTATCTCCACTGGCTGAATCATTTAAAGCCCATCTTGGAAACTATGCCAAACAAAAATAA
- a CDS encoding DSD1 family PLP-dependent enzyme → MAPWKAARVGDHIDQIDTPALVLDLDAFERNMKRLQNAVNEAGVRLRPHAKSHKCPEIALRQIELGAVGICCQKVSEAAVFVDAGVSDILITNQVVGEKKVAHALDLAARARIGVLVDHEDQISAFTRASAERQVSIDVYLEIDVGMGRCGVASIERAVAMAQQIDAAPYLNFMGLQCYHGSAQHYRLPEERQQAIAAVCAKAAAAKAAIEGVGIAVERISGAGTGSVMLESHSKLFNEVQAGSYILMDRDYATNQRDPSDLAFEHALFVKTAVLSHPSANRAVVDAGLKASSVDSGMPVVWQRTDAKYLKASDEHGVLELTPDSTLKLGDYVMLVPGHCDPTVNLYDELIAIRGDRVEAIWPLAARGALL, encoded by the coding sequence ATGGCACCCTGGAAAGCGGCACGCGTAGGCGATCATATTGATCAGATTGATACTCCAGCTTTAGTTCTGGACCTTGATGCGTTTGAGCGCAATATGAAGCGCTTGCAGAATGCCGTCAATGAGGCGGGTGTGCGCTTACGTCCTCATGCCAAGAGCCATAAATGCCCTGAGATCGCATTACGTCAAATTGAGTTGGGTGCAGTAGGCATTTGTTGTCAGAAGGTCAGTGAGGCAGCAGTCTTTGTCGATGCGGGTGTATCGGATATCTTGATTACCAATCAAGTGGTGGGTGAGAAAAAAGTAGCACATGCGCTTGACCTAGCTGCGCGGGCACGTATTGGGGTGCTCGTGGACCATGAAGATCAAATTAGTGCATTCACACGTGCTAGCGCAGAGCGTCAAGTATCAATTGATGTCTATCTTGAAATTGATGTGGGGATGGGTCGCTGCGGCGTGGCATCGATTGAGCGTGCGGTCGCAATGGCCCAACAAATTGATGCTGCACCCTACTTAAACTTTATGGGTCTACAGTGCTATCACGGTAGTGCTCAGCACTATCGACTACCCGAAGAGCGCCAACAAGCCATTGCAGCGGTGTGCGCCAAAGCGGCGGCGGCTAAGGCAGCGATTGAGGGGGTGGGGATTGCGGTGGAGCGGATATCGGGTGCGGGTACTGGCTCGGTCATGCTCGAGAGTCACTCCAAACTGTTTAATGAAGTGCAAGCGGGGTCTTATATCTTGATGGACCGTGATTACGCAACTAATCAACGCGATCCCAGCGACCTGGCCTTTGAGCATGCCTTGTTTGTGAAGACCGCAGTCCTCAGTCACCCTAGTGCTAATCGCGCAGTGGTCGATGCCGGCTTGAAAGCATCGAGTGTTGACTCTGGGATGCCGGTGGTTTGGCAGCGCACCGATGCCAAATACCTGAAGGCCTCCGATGAGCATGGGGTTCTAGAGCTTACGCCCGATAGCACCCTCAAGCTTGGTGACTATGTGATGCTCGTGCCCGGTCACTGTGACCCAACCGTTAATCTCTACGATGAGTTAATTGCGATTCGTGGAGATCGGGTTGAGGCCATCTGGCCCCTAGCAGCACGCGGCGCCCTGCTCTAA
- a CDS encoding patatin-like phospholipase family protein, with translation MTSSNRRQFLQTSALGVAASVTGGSALAQTSNACSKAVAEAKAQDAKNIQASTANWNDGLAHPIPYKNPPGKGKDRALVLGGGSEYMSSFLVGYFHAMLSNGVNLRLADIVVGSSAGALLGSALLGGRLDLFSAEFNLLADYPKIMAKFVPTNKFSPSQERVMKMGIEAKDGNPATIQAIGHAAMAAKSIPQDKFETNIKVFIGDLKKIPPKMYITTIDCYTAERLVIAPDSGIPVATAIAASASAPGVTGPTWVKDRVCMDGTIGPTETHCDVIAGSKRALVFALADTLAQEKAGLRLNHLPNTILQEVKDLEAGGTKTKLVVVGMLPGRKTLSVVDPGIMAPAIKFGYDRGMQDLPEMKKFWA, from the coding sequence ATGACATCATCGAACCGTCGTCAATTTCTACAAACTTCTGCACTCGGGGTTGCTGCATCTGTTACTGGAGGCTCAGCACTAGCGCAGACCAGTAATGCATGTAGTAAAGCCGTTGCCGAAGCAAAGGCGCAGGATGCCAAAAATATTCAGGCATCGACTGCGAACTGGAATGATGGACTCGCACATCCCATTCCGTACAAGAACCCTCCGGGCAAAGGCAAGGATCGCGCACTCGTATTGGGTGGCGGCTCAGAGTATATGAGCTCATTCTTGGTAGGCTACTTCCACGCCATGCTAAGCAATGGTGTCAACCTGCGCCTAGCCGATATTGTGGTGGGCTCTTCAGCGGGTGCATTGCTGGGCAGTGCCTTATTAGGAGGGCGCCTTGATCTATTCTCCGCTGAATTTAATCTATTAGCCGATTACCCTAAAATCATGGCCAAGTTTGTGCCAACCAATAAGTTTTCACCCAGTCAAGAGCGAGTCATGAAGATGGGTATTGAGGCTAAAGATGGCAATCCCGCCACCATTCAGGCAATTGGACATGCTGCGATGGCAGCTAAATCAATCCCACAAGATAAGTTTGAGACGAACATTAAAGTATTCATTGGTGATCTCAAAAAGATTCCGCCTAAGATGTATATCACCACGATTGATTGCTACACAGCCGAGCGTTTAGTGATTGCTCCGGATTCTGGTATACCAGTTGCAACCGCGATTGCCGCTAGTGCATCTGCTCCTGGTGTGACTGGACCGACCTGGGTCAAAGATCGGGTCTGTATGGACGGCACGATTGGCCCAACAGAAACCCATTGCGATGTGATCGCTGGTTCAAAGCGCGCCCTGGTATTTGCCTTGGCCGATACGCTTGCCCAAGAGAAGGCGGGCCTTCGCCTTAATCATTTGCCTAACACCATCTTGCAAGAGGTGAAGGATCTAGAAGCCGGTGGGACCAAAACGAAATTGGTCGTGGTTGGGATGTTGCCAGGTCGTAAGACACTGAGCGTAGTGGATCCTGGTATCATGGCGCCCGCGATTAAGTTTGGTTACGATCGCGGTATGCAAGACCTCCCAGAAATGAAAAAGTTCTGGGCCTAA
- a CDS encoding sodium-dependent bicarbonate transport family permease, with product MQNLFDPAILFFVFGCFAGLIRSNLEIPRSIAKFLSLYLLMALGLKGGFALAKTGLNTEIAFSLLVALAMAFIVPVLGYWFLKERIAKFDAAAIAASYGSVSAVTFVTAIQYMEQSQLNPNAYMAIALVIMESPAIIMAVLLANMLRHQSQSTQGTQGLSLKGILHESFTDGAHLLLLGSMAVGYFSGEAGRTVMQPFSGDLFKGMLAFFLLDMGLMVANNFKEARSNSLTLIGYASISPFVHASLALGLCLLFEISLADTILLMVLSASASYIVVPAVLRYAIPEANPSIYFGLSIGITFPINILIGIPFYAWLAQSLGG from the coding sequence ATGCAAAACCTGTTTGACCCTGCTATCTTGTTTTTTGTCTTTGGCTGCTTTGCTGGCCTAATTCGTTCGAACTTAGAGATCCCGCGCTCAATTGCTAAATTCCTCTCGCTCTACCTACTGATGGCATTGGGCCTAAAAGGTGGATTTGCTCTAGCAAAAACCGGGCTTAATACAGAAATTGCCTTCAGTCTCCTGGTTGCTCTAGCCATGGCATTTATTGTTCCAGTACTGGGTTATTGGTTCTTAAAGGAGCGGATTGCGAAGTTTGATGCGGCAGCAATTGCGGCATCTTATGGATCAGTCAGTGCGGTGACCTTTGTGACGGCGATTCAGTATATGGAGCAAAGTCAGCTCAATCCAAATGCTTACATGGCGATTGCATTAGTAATAATGGAATCGCCAGCGATTATCATGGCGGTCTTATTAGCTAATATGCTGCGTCATCAAAGCCAATCAACCCAGGGCACTCAAGGGCTTTCTCTGAAGGGCATCTTGCATGAATCCTTTACTGATGGGGCACACTTATTATTACTTGGGTCAATGGCGGTAGGATACTTCAGTGGTGAGGCTGGGAGAACAGTAATGCAGCCATTCTCAGGCGATCTCTTTAAGGGTATGCTAGCCTTCTTCCTCTTAGATATGGGCCTGATGGTCGCCAACAATTTTAAGGAGGCTAGGAGCAACTCTCTGACCCTAATTGGCTATGCCTCGATTAGCCCATTTGTTCATGCCTCTTTAGCACTGGGCCTTTGTCTACTTTTTGAAATTTCATTAGCAGACACCATCTTACTCATGGTTCTGTCTGCAAGCGCATCATATATTGTGGTTCCAGCAGTACTCCGCTATGCGATACCAGAAGCAAATCCCTCGATCTATTTTGGCCTATCCATTGGCATCACCTTCCCCATCAATATCTTGATCGGCATTCCATTCTATGCATGGCTGGCTCAGAGCCTCGGAGGTTAA
- a CDS encoding alpha-keto acid decarboxylase family protein, translating into MASNGPSVAEYVVNRLADLGIDRVFGVPGDYSFPFDDAIESCDRVEWIVCANELNAAYAADGYARIQGAAILSTTYGVGELSAINGVMGARAQRLPIFHIVGAPSTQIQRQGLITHHTLGDGVYNNFRYLSEAACCVSAYLTPDNAIAEMERVIREALRLSAPAYITVPMDLARMPVIGKPIKGTLLANIERASSDPASLEAAIDFIISKIAASKTIVALPTQLLARYGAISTAIEFFNQSKIPFACSPMDKGTLSEAHPGYLGIYNGAGSSPSQVKEIVEGADLVLDIGGIVFEDFNTTFWSDTIASTKQLTIGDQFVRMGSTIFTGVALEDVLQGVTKKIQARSQSNPINSSVTPDVAKPSDPTTSANFYPRLHALLKSGDVLVVETGTCVLYTTPMRLPDGVGFQTQTLWGSIGWATPAAEGICMANTKGRTILVTGDGSHQLTANEIGVMGRYGIKPIIFVLNNGIYGVENVLSEIGPSYDNLAQWNYAQIPGAMGCHTWFTARVSTVAELDAAIEKANTSDCASYIEVMIPASESQPLPETVQNQIYKTNIPGRSA; encoded by the coding sequence ATGGCTTCAAACGGACCAAGCGTTGCAGAATATGTGGTGAATCGTTTAGCCGATTTAGGCATTGATCGCGTCTTCGGGGTCCCTGGAGACTATTCTTTCCCATTTGATGATGCAATTGAATCTTGCGATCGGGTTGAGTGGATTGTGTGTGCCAATGAACTAAACGCCGCCTATGCCGCCGATGGCTATGCCCGAATTCAGGGGGCTGCCATCTTATCAACCACTTATGGGGTAGGGGAGTTGAGCGCCATCAATGGTGTGATGGGTGCCAGGGCCCAGCGCTTGCCGATATTTCATATTGTTGGAGCGCCTAGTACCCAAATCCAGCGCCAAGGATTGATTACTCACCACACCTTGGGGGATGGGGTGTATAACAACTTTCGCTATCTCTCAGAAGCGGCCTGTTGTGTATCGGCTTACTTAACACCTGATAACGCGATTGCCGAGATGGAGCGTGTGATTCGGGAGGCATTGCGTCTCAGTGCACCGGCATACATCACAGTGCCCATGGATCTTGCCAGAATGCCGGTGATTGGTAAGCCCATCAAGGGAACCCTATTAGCCAATATTGAACGAGCCAGCAGCGACCCCGCTTCACTCGAGGCTGCAATTGATTTCATCATCAGTAAGATCGCGGCCAGCAAAACCATTGTGGCATTGCCCACTCAACTACTGGCACGCTATGGGGCCATCTCAACTGCCATCGAGTTCTTTAATCAGAGCAAGATACCGTTTGCATGCTCACCCATGGATAAGGGCACTCTTTCAGAGGCGCATCCCGGCTATTTGGGCATCTATAACGGCGCAGGATCGAGCCCCAGCCAAGTGAAAGAGATTGTGGAGGGGGCTGACCTAGTACTTGATATTGGCGGGATCGTTTTTGAAGATTTCAATACCACCTTCTGGTCAGATACCATTGCATCAACTAAGCAACTCACCATTGGTGATCAGTTTGTGCGCATGGGCAGCACCATCTTTACTGGCGTTGCCCTAGAGGATGTCTTACAGGGTGTAACCAAGAAGATCCAGGCACGCTCTCAGTCAAACCCCATCAATTCCTCCGTAACTCCTGATGTGGCCAAACCATCCGATCCAACAACGTCTGCTAATTTTTACCCCCGTCTACATGCCTTGCTAAAGAGCGGTGATGTCTTGGTCGTTGAAACCGGAACCTGTGTTCTGTACACCACACCGATGCGCTTACCCGACGGAGTAGGTTTTCAGACCCAGACCTTGTGGGGCTCGATTGGCTGGGCTACCCCCGCCGCCGAAGGGATTTGCATGGCCAATACCAAAGGCCGAACCATCTTGGTAACGGGTGATGGCTCCCATCAACTCACTGCCAATGAAATCGGGGTGATGGGACGCTACGGCATCAAGCCCATCATTTTTGTATTGAACAATGGCATCTATGGGGTGGAGAACGTATTAAGTGAAATTGGTCCATCGTATGACAATCTAGCCCAGTGGAACTACGCACAAATTCCAGGGGCGATGGGATGCCATACCTGGTTCACTGCGCGGGTGAGCACCGTGGCAGAACTCGATGCTGCGATTGAGAAAGCCAATACGAGCGATTGCGCTTCGTATATTGAGGTGATGATCCCCGCTTCCGAGAGTCAGCCACTCCCAGAGACAGTGCAAAACCAAATCTACAAAACCAATATTCCAGGAAGATCAGCATGA
- a CDS encoding calcium/sodium antiporter: MTILYFCVGLVFLIIGANCLIRGASRIASFFGITPLVIGLTIVAFGTSAPELAVSAKAALSGVTDLAVGNVVGSNIFNILFILGSSALIAPLIVHYQIIRQEIPILIGLNTLLFAFIIDEALTMPEALLLLTLLASYTIFLIWQSKKESTQAQDMYAKELAIRSPVKKDSSLWMSIFLVVAGLFLLVLGSDWFVNASIAIAKAIGVSDIVIGLTIVAAGTSMPEVATSIIAALKGERDIAVGNVIGSNIFNILGCLGVIGILAPSGIQVPPSVVNFDLWVMLAVSLACIPIFVSGRQIARWEGGLFIFYYCAYVTYLVLASKEHDALPTYSATMLSFVLPLTIVTLMVMMLGKSSKDSG; encoded by the coding sequence GTGACCATTCTTTATTTTTGTGTCGGCTTAGTGTTTCTGATTATTGGTGCTAATTGCTTAATACGTGGGGCTAGTCGCATCGCATCTTTTTTTGGTATTACGCCTCTTGTGATTGGGCTGACAATTGTTGCCTTTGGTACCAGTGCACCAGAACTTGCAGTTTCTGCCAAAGCAGCTCTTTCGGGCGTGACCGATTTAGCAGTTGGCAATGTTGTGGGAAGCAACATTTTTAATATCCTATTTATTCTTGGATCGTCTGCACTCATTGCGCCGTTGATTGTGCATTACCAAATTATTCGCCAAGAGATACCTATTCTGATTGGACTCAATACATTATTGTTTGCCTTCATCATTGATGAGGCTCTTACAATGCCAGAGGCATTATTGTTACTGACCTTGCTCGCTAGCTACACCATATTTTTGATTTGGCAGTCTAAAAAAGAATCAACTCAGGCGCAAGATATGTATGCCAAAGAGCTCGCGATTAGGAGTCCAGTTAAGAAAGATTCAAGTCTATGGATGAGTATTTTTCTTGTAGTAGCGGGACTATTTCTTTTGGTACTTGGATCGGATTGGTTTGTCAATGCATCGATCGCGATTGCCAAAGCGATTGGCGTGAGCGATATCGTGATTGGTTTAACGATTGTGGCTGCAGGAACGTCAATGCCTGAGGTGGCGACATCGATCATCGCCGCCCTTAAAGGCGAGCGTGATATTGCGGTTGGCAATGTGATTGGCAGCAATATCTTCAACATCCTCGGCTGTCTTGGAGTGATTGGTATTTTGGCTCCTTCAGGCATACAAGTTCCTCCCTCGGTTGTGAACTTTGATCTTTGGGTCATGCTGGCCGTTTCCCTAGCCTGTATCCCCATTTTTGTATCTGGTCGGCAAATTGCCCGCTGGGAGGGTGGCTTATTTATCTTCTACTATTGCGCATATGTAACTTATCTCGTGTTGGCCTCTAAAGAGCATGATGCTCTACCAACTTATTCCGCAACCATGCTAAGTTTTGTATTGCCACTAACAATCGTCACATTAATGGTCATGATGCTTGGAAAATCCTCCAAAGATTCTGGTTAG